The stretch of DNA CTTTACCATAAGCCATATAATCGCGTAAGACATCGAGTTCCTAAAGGTTGCGTAAATTTAATAATAGATTTGATCGTAAATATCGAAGAAATGGCAACATACCATGAAAtccgtttcattttcttcagctACACTGTAATACAAAGAAACTAAATGACGAGCAAGGCGTTTGTCATAAAGTTCGTCTTGAGGATCCAACatcaaaaaaatcaagtcgAACCTTGTTTTaaccaataaaattttatgatgACAATGAAATGGTATATCCAGATGAATGGTACTACCTTGACAATAATGTATGAGGCAGTTCAATGTTCTCGATGATGGTTTTGTCTTTGTTCCACTGAGATTCGATTGGATTTGCTCCGGCCAAGATCGATGTACGAGCATTTAGCTGACAGATGATACCAGCTTTAGCAATGCTCAACGTTTGTTGTTCCATTACctatacaaatatatataaattaacGCTGAATCCACTAATAACTAGAATGAACTTTATACTTCATGAAGAATGCTGCGAGTGGCGTCGGACATTTTATCGAATTCGTCAATGCAACAGATACCATTATCTGCCAGAACGAGAGCACCAGTTTGAAGGACAAGCTGCTTGGTTTCAGGGTCTTTTGTCACATACGCAGTGAGACCAACAGCCGAACTTCCTTTGCCAGAGGTATATTGTGATCGTGGGACCAAATTAAAGATGTACTGCAGCAACTGAGACTTGCTAGTACCAGGATCACCACAAAGAAGGATGTTTATTTCCGAGCGAAAACCTCCACGACCAACTTCcgtgaaatcttttttggtGCCACCGAAGAGTTGAAGGagaattccttttttgataTCTTCATTCTCGTAAATGGATGGAGCGATGGCTCGAGCCAAACGTTCATAAATATCTGGTTTCTTGGAAAGTTCGTGAAGTAATGCTTCGCGTTCAGCAGAAAAACGCGTTTCTTTCctaaaatgaattaaacaaTAATTATCGATAAAAGATACATGTTacacaaaatatataaataaataccctCGTTCGGTTTGATTTCGAAGGCGATGGACATCGATTTTGCGATAATGTACAACGTCAATATGAGTACGATAAACAGATTTGACATTGCTTTGAATTGGGTTTACGCGCAACGAAACAGCACGATAAATTCCGGTCACGGTAACGCGATCGCCCGGCTGAACCTTGTCCACTAAGTCATTGTGAGCAAAGACAAACACGGTGTGAGGTGTCTGACCTGCTGGCATGTCATctatttaatcaataaaatttccgttaaatatttttaaaaaattgaaaatattgcAAAATAGTGATCAGCAAATCTATCTCTACCTGGTGACTCTTGAAGTTTAACCATCTGACGATCGGAAAATTGTGATCTATTGTGAATGATGGAAAAGGAATGCCCTGTGTTGCACATGGCACAAAGAGTTGGTTCCAAAATTCGTCCACGATCAACTTCAACAGAAGCCGTGTTGCTACATACATTGCAGCGAAAGAATGCTTCACGCATTTCAGGAATGATATTGCTCGTGCGAATAACCATACCACTAATAGTGATTAACTGATCAATATCTAAAAGGGTAAAAATAttataggttttttttctttcttgaaccGGTAGAACAGAAATACCTTCAGGATTTAGAGCACGCATGTTCTTGGTTTTGTCGGCACAAAAGGGCCTGACTTGAATTTGATGAGGCAGGATGACATCTGGGTATTTctcaaaaaacatttcatttacaGTCATATCTAACGTCGGGATAACCTCTTGTGGATAGCAGATCAATTGACGATAAAGGTCAGCGTCAAAGGCCTTCAAGTGTGAACAATTCAGATTCAAGAATGGATCTTCCAAATCAGCAATCTAAAAGAAagattttataataataaagaaatattttgtgGGATTAGGAATCAGTTCTTACCTGTTGCAGTTCTTGAAGGTAGTAAGGTTCATTGACATTCATGTTTTCCCCTAAATCCTCTTCATCACTTTGCAAAAATTGGTTGATGAAGCGACAGAATTTAGTTTTACATTGAGACACAACCACATCAGTTCCCCAAATGACCAACTGTGGCCCTCCTGATTCTGCTTGCTCCTTGATTGGGGTCAAATTTCCCTGCTAAAATTTGGATTAGCACATTGAAACAATAAGAACtagttaaaaaagtaatactTCATTAGCTCCCAAATTGACTTGGCGGACTTTCCTATCAGAACGAACATCAGGACGTTGATGTAGAGGGGTCCCTCTTGCCCCAGAGCGAGGAGTTCTCAAAGATGAAATTGAACTTGGAGTTCCATAATTGAGAGGAGAGTTTAAATCCAATTCACTAATAGCTGGAAATAATACAGAACTGAAGATGACCCTGTtgctattttaaaatacaagTATATTCACATACCTCCTCCAGGACTCATTCCAATATCCATATCATTATCACCATGATGAGATGGAGTGGAAGGCAAAGGAGCAACATCAGAAATATCCGACATCGCTAGATTCAAtgtgaaatgtttgaaatcgAGGTttcaataatcataaattaTTTAGGTAATTTTATTACCTCCTGCAGAACGACGTCGAGATCTTGAAGTACGGCTACTAGCATGACTTTTTGCTGGACTTGCCATTTTTCATCAAGGGTAAAATCTTATTCAAATTGAAGAAAGACAATAACACGACAATGATATTTGATACACGAATCTGAACTATCGGAACGATAACGGGTCTTGGGCAGTTGGGCTTGACCGCTTGAGACTTACAGAAAACAGAGAAAGGCTTCGCGGCAAAATgtttggaggaggaggagtcgTACCTAAATTGTTGCCAGGTAACATCGGTTACTTTAATTTTACTACAACACTTGATAGGAACGGATATAAAACacttaattataatttttcattttaaaaaacagaatttataaattttaacaactttttaaatcaataaatgattaaaataataCGATTGACATATTTGCCGCCAGGTGGGCCTAAACAACATGGAGTCCAAGGTCTCAGACGTCAAAACGCCCAGCGTGATTTGTATATAAATGAATTATAAAGTGCTTTGAAGCTAAATTGATTGCTCAAAAGGTATTTATGGTGTGAAATTTCATTGTGTTTGATTCAGTTCTAATTATCTGGAATCCTAGAGATCCTACGATTGCTCATGTCATCTACGTGGTTTGTGACCTGTGCGTGCATCAAAATTCTTACCCTGAGCTGTGAAAAGTAAGGATCAAATAGCCAAAGTTATCTCTAATACAATTTGAAACAAGTGATTCAAAGGAAATTGATACAAGTAGTCACAGCTGAAAAATGTTGTATTTTGAGTATTAACACAATGTAAAAGCATCCAACTGACAGCTGTAGTGCAGTGCTATTCCATTGTTTGGCTTGTCCAGTACTTGTTAACAGTTTTCTTAGTTTATGGTTTAAGcaattttggtttatttttattaagacTTTTGAAGTTTGCAGTAAAGATTTCATGTAGAGGTGATTAAATATGATATGTGAAGTTCATTCATAGTTTAAGAATCATAGTTAGTTAccaataatatttattttatttttttcagaatacCCTTCATTGGAGAACTCATTTGGCCATCATGACTCAAGAATTTCTACCTTTGTGTGATGTGTTGTTCAACATCATTTCGATGGCGTCGTATTTTTGCGACGTCGTTTTCGATGTCATCACTGCTTACACTTTataccaacagcagcaatatGTTTGGCTATCCCTAGCTGTGTTCTTCATCACCTCGTCGTTGATCGTCAGTCAATTGCTTTCGGCCAAATGGTTTCTGGAACGACATTCCTCCTGCCAACCAGCAAACGACGACGATAATGACGAGAAAGATGTCAACAGAGGATCGCTAATAGCTATGCATTTAGCTGGAATAGGTGTCTTGTGGCGCTACTCTAAACTATTCATCCCGGTGGACTTGCGAATTGtgaaacatgaagtgcgagaCCTATGCATGCTCCGGCTGGTTCACGCTTTCATCGAGGCCGCACCAATGTTGTTGGTGCAGTTGTATTTAATATGGCTCAAGCCACAGCGAGACGACGTCGAAGACTTGAACATAGTGTCCACAGTGCTGTCGTTGGTCAGTGTGTGCTGGGCATTGGCGTCCTTCAACAAGAACGTTCGACGACAGAACGTCCACAAACTCGTGCTGACCTGGCTTGGCGTCATCTTCCAGTTCCTATGGCGGTTAGGAACCGTAACATCTCGAGCGATTGCCTTGACGGTCTACGCCACTGTCTACGGTTACTGGGTTTTCCTGGTCATAGGTTTACATTGGCTGAGCATGTTCTTCTGGCTGATATCGCCACGCAACGTCTTCCACGGCGACAAGATGTCCAAGATCAAGAAAGACGCGTATTGCGCCTTGATTGCAGTCGTCTACATCTTTTGCTACGTTAATTTGCAGCACGTCAATCCTCGTATGAAAATGGCCGCCTTTTACGTCACCATGTTTTTGGAGAACACCCTTCTGGTGGCTGTGTGGCTCATTGGCGTTCATCGTGAGGAGCCCTGGTATCACGAGCTGGCCACCGTCACCATGTTCCTCTCATTCGTCGTTGGCGTCCTTTTCTTAGGCATTTATTATCGATATTTCCACGTGAAGCGGTTAAGTTACTCATCCGCATCGTCGTACCCGACCAACAACAATCCGCCCGAGCCCTATTCTTACGTTACGCCTTCCGGTACTTACGTTGATGACGGTACTTCAAATCCGAATGGCCCATCGAAGAACGGCAGCAGTAATCCGGTTAGTTGCTcacccgtttctttttctgttacCAATCGAATCtgtaattattatatttttggtttttcatcCAGAACTCGGGTACGTTCGTGAAGCAAAATGGTCACACGGTATTTTGCACCGAGAATCCGCCGTACGTACCGGGCGTGTTTAACTGCCGATTTAATCCGGCAATgatgcggaagaagaagaaaccgacGACTTTCGTTCCACCGCCGGTGCCCGTCTTGCCTTCCATGAACATGGCGGTCAATGGCGGTGGCAAGATGTCGCAGCCTTTCTGGAAGCGACCTCTGCATCCGCGCTCAGGTTCCAGCGAGAACGAAGGAAGCATTTGCTCACGCATCGATATCCAGCTCAAATTGCAGGAAAAGAAGCGCCAGCAGTTGGCTGAGTTGCGGGTCATCGAGGAGGAAATCAAACAGGGCAAGCTCAAGAGGCCACCGCAGAGCGATGTCAGTGAGTCTGGCACGCTCAAACAGCCCATTCCTCGCTCAAAGAAACAGCCATGGCCGAGTGGCCCTTCGATACCCGATCCACCTATTTTCGCCTACGGCTCACAAGGTATTtgatgactttttttatttctttaagtGCAGTGGCAAATTTACGATCTTGTGTTGATTAACGCAGGTGAATCAGGACATCGGAAGTACCGATCAAAAACTCCCGAAATTCTGCTGTCGCCACACCATTTGGAACACTCGCGAGTGACGTACTACGACTATTGCGATCCCCGCTGGAGGAACGGGCCGTCCTACCATCCTCAGGGCTCGGTGGAATCCGGCACAGCTCAATGGGATCGAACGTACACGGTGACATCCGTGAGTTCCAAAAGTGGTGGCGGTGTGATTTACAAGTCGTACCGCAATCCATCCGACATTGACAGTCAAATCTCACTCCCACGGTCCTACACGCTGCCGCGTGAGTTCAAGTACAAGAAGCCAAAATCGCGCAAAGCTATTCGCACAGAGCACTTTATTCATTCAACAAATTCGAGCGACGGTAATTTgcttaatttttattactgCGTCGGTCGTTTGCCTCACGATTCTAATCCTCTTATCTGCTTGTAGGTGACGTCGATTCAGCAGACGACAACGACGTGGACAACACGACGGGCTCGGTCATGCCGCCGTCTCTACCGCCTCATCCACACGCGCTTCCGTACAACGCTTACGGCAACCGCAATCGAATGCAATCGCCCTTCCGAGGCTGGGGTTTGCCCAATCAGCACGAAACGaagctttaaaaaagaaacaaccgaCAGGAAGACCTTTTCATTTCTGTAATACCAGACGCAATTACCCCAACAGAGAAGAAAACCATAAAACTCCGCCGTGAAATGCTCACTTTTCCATTTACGGGTCGTCTCCAGGACTTGGTTCCTTTTCCGTTGATTGTCGCCCACTCTCTTCCTCTCCACTCCCTCGTCAACTTGTTTCACTCctttcaccccccccccccaactcAACCCACCTTACACAACTCCTGAAAGATATTTACCagttgttttttcctctcttatCTGTTGACGCGCAATGTCGTGAAAAGAAAGTATTTTCGGAgaggttcttttttgtttcgaattcCGTCTGTtcgaaaatgaatgaattcgtgcctttttttgtgtgatcaGGAGACaggcatttttgtttgttttttggaatTGGTTGTACAGTTCCGtacattatctttttttttgttgtttctcatGTTTccgtatttgtttttttacgattttgattttgctgTGTTTGAATCTGTTGTTGAAGGCCTTTTTTTATAAGCGCCATGTTTCATACTTTCTGTAACCAGAAGTGCCACAGGTGAACatttgttattaattaattgTGTGTCGTGTCTCTCAATTGACTGAGCCAGCTGTATTTAAAGAAAGACAATCCAATCCGCATAAGAATGAAAGAATACCCTCCCAACGCAAACTCGCCCGTCCAAAATATGCTCTTCTcgttcaaagaaaagaaaaaagatctgTACTCGCTCTATTATTGCAATTCAGATGACGTGTTTTCAGTTGATTTGTTTCCTGAAGTATATCTATTGATGAATCAagactcgtttcttttttttctttattttgattccgtGCTCATCCCATTCCGTATTAAAATGATTTACCGGTGTAataaggagggaaaaaaggggaaccaGTTGAACGAGTTTGGCACGATGGAACGTGGGATTGAGGAGGTAGGGAACTGTGGGAGAGTCGATATATACGCTACGTGGGAGCTATTTAGTTTGGGGGCCACATTTTTGTCCTTTCTCTGCTTCGATATCGAAAATATTTATTCTCGGAAAACCAGCGAGTGCTTTGCTTCAAATGTCGATTTTATACAAATTCCTCTCGCCTTTTCGTTCCTtgtttctccccttttttttcttttcttttctttccccttttcccACACCGTTTTGTCCAGCAGTGTCGACCATCTACGGCTGTAATAGTGCACATAAAGCGTGGGACGGCGGAATGGGGCCTCTCTTTTCCATACACACTTCTACTCTACATATAGTATGGGGTTGGATGCGTATATACGCTACACTAAACATGTAGGATTGTAGGTAGATATATTTCCTCAAACCCTAGGCGGTGTGCTGCATCAGTCCAACAGGCCGGGAGAATCTctaattctctctctctctctcattctctcgGACAGCCATGGGAGATGGACAAAACCTTAAGAAGGGAAAGAATAATAAgacaaaatatgaaataggaaaagaCATTGATATTAAAAAAGCACCGCCGACAAGAGGAAATGGTTTTTTATCTAcatatgtatgtgtgtattagtgcacacacacagactgtataaaaataataatactctGAATCATATTACTGGAAatattagaaagaaaagaggacaaccatttgtttaaaaaaaaaggggggagaggtggtggtggtggataaAACTTTGGTGGTTTATCAAGTCATCAGACACGCTCCGCCGGATTCGCGATTCTCCATTGAGAAGGAAGCCCGGTCCTTTCGGAAGAGTATAGAAGCTTCTTGGTCTGAGCCGCTCTCAC from Daphnia pulex isolate KAP4 chromosome 4, ASM2113471v1 encodes:
- the LOC124192073 gene encoding uncharacterized protein LOC124192073, with product MTQEFLPLCDVLFNIISMASYFCDVVFDVITAYTLYQQQQYVWLSLAVFFITSSLIVSQLLSAKWFLERHSSCQPANDDDNDEKDVNRGSLIAMHLAGIGVLWRYSKLFIPVDLRIVKHEVRDLCMLRLVHAFIEAAPMLLVQLYLIWLKPQRDDVEDLNIVSTVLSLVSVCWALASFNKNVRRQNVHKLVLTWLGVIFQFLWRLGTVTSRAIALTVYATVYGYWVFLVIGLHWLSMFFWLISPRNVFHGDKMSKIKKDAYCALIAVVYIFCYVNLQHVNPRMKMAAFYVTMFLENTLLVAVWLIGVHREEPWYHELATVTMFLSFVVGVLFLGIYYRYFHVKRLSYSSASSYPTNNNPPEPYSYVTPSGTYVDDGTSNPNGPSKNGSSNPNSGTFVKQNGHTVFCTENPPYVPGVFNCRFNPAMMRKKKKPTTFVPPPVPVLPSMNMAVNGGGKMSQPFWKRPLHPRSGSSENEGSICSRIDIQLKLQEKKRQQLAELRVIEEEIKQGKLKRPPQSDVSESGTLKQPIPRSKKQPWPSGPSIPDPPIFAYGSQGESGHRKYRSKTPEILLSPHHLEHSRVTYYDYCDPRWRNGPSYHPQGSVESGTAQWDRTYTVTSVSSKSGGGVIYKSYRNPSDIDSQISLPRSYTLPREFKYKKPKSRKAIRTEHFIHSTNSSDGDVDSADDNDVDNTTGSVMPPSLPPHPHALPYNAYGNRNRMQSPFRGWGLPNQHETKL
- the LOC124191976 gene encoding DNA replication licensing factor MCM4-like isoform X2 → MASPAKSHASSRTSRSRRRSAGAMSDISDVAPLPSTPSHHGDNDMDIGMSPGGAISELDLNSPLNYGTPSSISSLRTPRSGARGTPLHQRPDVRSDRKVRQVNLGANEGNLTPIKEQAESGGPQLVIWGTDVVVSQCKTKFCRFINQFLQSDEEDLGENMNVNEPYYLQELQQIADLEDPFLNLNCSHLKAFDADLYRQLICYPQEVIPTLDMTVNEMFFEKYPDVILPHQIQVRPFCADKTKNMRALNPEDIDQLITISGMVIRTSNIIPEMREAFFRCNVCSNTASVEVDRGRILEPTLCAMCNTGHSFSIIHNRSQFSDRQMVKLQESPDDMPAGQTPHTVFVFAHNDLVDKVQPGDRVTVTGIYRAVSLRVNPIQSNVKSVYRTHIDVVHYRKIDVHRLRNQTERGKETRFSAEREALLHELSKKPDIYERLARAIAPSIYENEDIKKGILLQLFGGTKKDFTEVGRGGFRSEINILLCGDPGTSKSQLLQYIFNLVPRSQYTSGKGSSAVGLTAYVTKDPETKQLVLQTGALVLADNGICCIDEFDKMSDATRSILHEVMEQQTLSIAKAGIICQLNARTSILAGANPIESQWNKDKTIIENIELPHTLLSRFDLIFLMLDPQDELYDKRLARHLVSLYYSVAEENETDFMELDVLRDYMAYGKEHVNPMLNDAATVRLVEAYVEMRRIGSGRGQVSAYPRQLESLIRLSEAHAKVRYSEVVEVYDVEEAYRLHREALKQSATDPMSGKIDVNILTTGLSSMARKKRGEVAAALRKMIESKGKTSSLNYQKAFNEFKAGSAVMITRDMFEDALKDLQDDGVVVVAGRSSIRICH
- the LOC124191976 gene encoding DNA replication licensing factor MCM4-like isoform X1, whose product is MASPAKSHASSRTSRSRRRSAGAMSDISDVAPLPSTPSHHGDNDMDIGMSPGGAISELDLNSPLNYGTPSSISSLRTPRSGARGTPLHQRPDVRSDRKVRQVNLGANEQGNLTPIKEQAESGGPQLVIWGTDVVVSQCKTKFCRFINQFLQSDEEDLGENMNVNEPYYLQELQQIADLEDPFLNLNCSHLKAFDADLYRQLICYPQEVIPTLDMTVNEMFFEKYPDVILPHQIQVRPFCADKTKNMRALNPEDIDQLITISGMVIRTSNIIPEMREAFFRCNVCSNTASVEVDRGRILEPTLCAMCNTGHSFSIIHNRSQFSDRQMVKLQESPDDMPAGQTPHTVFVFAHNDLVDKVQPGDRVTVTGIYRAVSLRVNPIQSNVKSVYRTHIDVVHYRKIDVHRLRNQTERGKETRFSAEREALLHELSKKPDIYERLARAIAPSIYENEDIKKGILLQLFGGTKKDFTEVGRGGFRSEINILLCGDPGTSKSQLLQYIFNLVPRSQYTSGKGSSAVGLTAYVTKDPETKQLVLQTGALVLADNGICCIDEFDKMSDATRSILHEVMEQQTLSIAKAGIICQLNARTSILAGANPIESQWNKDKTIIENIELPHTLLSRFDLIFLMLDPQDELYDKRLARHLVSLYYSVAEENETDFMELDVLRDYMAYGKEHVNPMLNDAATVRLVEAYVEMRRIGSGRGQVSAYPRQLESLIRLSEAHAKVRYSEVVEVYDVEEAYRLHREALKQSATDPMSGKIDVNILTTGLSSMARKKRGEVAAALRKMIESKGKTSSLNYQKAFNEFKAGSAVMITRDMFEDALKDLQDDGVVVVAGRSSIRICH